A genomic window from Rissa tridactyla isolate bRisTri1 unplaced genomic scaffold, bRisTri1.patW.cur.20221130 scaffold_124, whole genome shotgun sequence includes:
- the LOC128903229 gene encoding syncytin-A-like, with product MIGCLVLITIGIGPLPLWGSPFPFPPPLPKVNVWVTLANLTGQDTLCLATASPNNPFSTCLVGLPLDEWPQPSNPAIKTVYNNSREIVDSWDGYFPYFPIGDLEPQEIELLGSVKMDFCVKFNYTEKNQSRAWDVSPSHPVFKNATAWCNYTATNLSRSTNAPVLLPSGIFFICGDRAWSAIPSHIKGGPCSLGRLTVLTPNTSMILQHRLSHRVKRSIHAYAPDCDDNTDFWSFSHRFAASLLLPGVAASKALSVLDKLGCWLAKQTNATSGALSGLLLDVDSVRHATLQNRAAIDFLLLAQGHGCEDFDGMCCMNLSDHSESIHASIRQLKDGVSKLRQDDSWDWLDKVFGGWGLSGWLRSLVKTLVYASAVFLLLLLFLPCLLQCLRKVLTDSMTRILVVQQEGGSDGNDLITFERTPCTSQLIDKDVLELAYRELQKI from the coding sequence ATGATTGGGTGTCTGGTTTTGATAACAATAGGTATAGGACCCTTACCCCTTTGGGGcagtcctttccctttcccccctcctcttcccaaagtaAATGTGTGGGTTACATTGGCAAATTTGACCGGACAAGACACTTTGTGTCTTGCTACTGCCTCCCCTAACAACCCCTTTTCTACGTGCCTTGTGGGTTTGCCGCTAGATGAGTGGCCACAACCAAGCAATCCGGCTATTAAAACCGTCTACAACAATTCTAGGGAGATCGTAGACAGTTGGGACGGGTATTTTCCCTACTTCCCAATCGGTGACCTAGAACCACAAGAGATTGAGCTCCTCGGAtcagtaaaaatggatttttgtgttaaatttaactacacagaaaaaaatcaatctagaGCATGGGatgtctctccttcccatcccgtttttaaaaatgctactgctTGGTGCAATTACACGGCAACAAATTTGTCTCGGTCTACCAATGCTCCCGTTCTCCTACCAtcagggatattttttatttgcggaGACAGAGCATGGTCCGCTATCCCTTCTCACATAAAAGGAGGTCCCTGTAGCCTCGGACGCCTTACTGTCCTGACTCCTAATACATCCATGATTTTACAGCACCGTCTTTCTCATAGGGTGAAGCGCAGCATTCATGCATATGCCCCTGACTGTGATGATAACACAGATTTTTGGTCTTTTAGTCACCGCTTTGCCGCCTCTTTACTCTTACCAGGCGTTGCTGCTAGCAAAGCCTTATCAGTCTTAGATAAACTTGGTTGTTGGCTTGCCAAACAGACTAATGCTACTAGTGGAGCACTATCAGGCCTTTTATTAGATGTTGATAGTGTGCGCCACGCTACATTGCAAAAtagagctgctattgattttttgcttttggcgCAAGGCCATGGCTGTGAAGACTTTGacggtatgtgttgtatgaatctctCCGACCACTCGGAATCGATTCATGCCAGCATTCGACAGCTTAAAGATGGGGTCTCTAAACTCCGACAAGACGATAGTTGGGATTGGTTAGATAAAGTTTTTGGAGGATGGGGCCTCTCAGGATGGTTACGAAGTTTAGTGAAAACGCTCGTATATGCCtcggctgtttttcttcttctgttgctctttttgccctgtttattGCAATGCTTGCGGAAGGTACTTACTGACTCCATGACACGAATCCTTGTTGTGCAACAAGAGGGGGGAagtgacgggaatgatttgatcacctttgaaagaaccccttgtactagccagctgatcgacaaggacgtgctggagctcgcgtaccgcgagctacagaagatttga